Genomic window (Streptomyces sp. LX-29):
TCGGTCGACGACGCGTTGTTCGCGGTGCGCAGCATCTTTCCGATGAAGTCGTCGTAGCCGCCGCCGTTCTCGATGACGACCCGCGCCTTGGACAGCGCGAGCTGGTTGCGCGTGCTGGCCTCGTAGGAATGCGGATCCTGGGCGGGATCACTGATGATCGAGTCCACGCTGACCCTGTCGCCCCCGACCTGCCGGACGATGTCTCCGTACACGTTCGTCGACGCCACCACACGGACGGCCGACGCGGTGGGGGTGCTCTGGCGCTCTCCACCCGTGCCCGAGTCCGACGTACCGCCGCAGCCCTGGAGCAATGCCGCGCAGAGCGCCGCGAAGAGAACGGGGGCACGGGTCGAGGACACCCGCATACGCGTCCTCCCGGAGAGAGGAAACCGAAACGGTTTTCACCTCATTGTCGCTCCGGGTGTCCGTCCCTTCCACCGCAGCGGCTCTGCCGCCGGCTGCCCGCTCGGAGCTGCGGCAGGGGAAGGTCCCGCCGGAAATCCGAGCGGGGCCCGTGGCGGTCGGGCGTTCAGCCGCCGCAGTTGCAGGGACCACCGGACTGGCATCCACAGCTACAGCCCGGGCCGCAGCTGCAGTCCGTGCCGCAGTGAGGAGCGGGACGGCAGTCGGCAGTCGGCGTGACGGGCAGACACTTGCGCGCCGGTCGGGTAGCCGGGCCCGACCCGGTCCTTCACCACCGGCTGGGGCCTCCCCGACCTGTCATTCAGTCGTCGCCGGGGCCGTCCGCGCGAAGTGGCGGGTGGTGGGCACCAGCGCCGCGCCCGCTGGTACGAGGAAGCAGGCGGCGGAGCAGGCGGCGAGTACGGCCGTGACCCCGAACAGGTCGATGGCCGGGGCTATCAGGGCGAGGCCGACCGGCGCCAGGCCGTAGGACACCAGGAAGTCCAGTGAGGAGACGCGGGCCAGCTTGTCCGGGGCGACCTCGCGCTGAGTGGCCGTGAACCAGGGCACGTTGAACAGCTCGATGCCGATCCCCGCGACGGCGTACGCGGCGACGACCACGACCGGGGGCACGGGCAGCATCAGGCTCAGCGGCGCGACGCCGTACGCGGCCAGCCCGGCGAAGGCGGCCCAGCCCGGGGAGCGCGGCCGCCGGCGGGCGATGACCAGGGCACCGCCGAGCGCGCCCATGGTGTACGCGGTCATGGCCGCGGCCAGCACCCACCCGGTGTCGTAGCGGTCCCGGCTGATCAGGGGCAGCGCGACGCTGGTGGCGGAGTACCCGAGGGTGATGACGGCGACGAGGGCGGCGAGTCCGGCAAGGAACCAGGGGTGGCGGCGTGCCTCGCGTATCCCCTCCAGGAACTCGTCACGGAAGCCGGCGCGCGGCGCGGGCTCCGCGGGCGGGTTCGGGGCGGCACCCTTCCCCGGGACGAGCGCGGCGACCAGCCAGAGCAGGCCGATGCCGAGCAGGAGCGTCCAGACGTCGAGCAAGGCCGCGAGCAGCGCGGTCAGGGCGGGGCCGGCGAGTGTGGAGCCGCGTACCGCCATGGTCATGGCGGCGTTGGCCTGCTGGCGGCGCTCGGGGTCGACGATCTCGGCGGTGAGCGCCTGGAACGCCGGGCGGCAGGCGCCCTGTCCGGCGCCCGCGAGGGTGGCGGCGGCCGTCATCAGCACGAGTGAGCGGCCGAGTCCGGCGGCGAGGAGGGGCGCGGCGATCGCCGCCGCGAGGGCGGACCAGAGGACGACCACGCGGCGGGAATGTCGGTCGGCCAGGACTCCGCCGACGGCGACGGCGGCGAGGAAGCCGGCGGTGCGGGCGGCGAGGACCAATCCGAGACCGGCTGCGCTGAGGTCGCGGTGCAGGACGGCGAGGCCGAGGACGAAGGGCAGCGCCCAGGTGGCGAGCCCGGAGGCGGTGGTGCCCGCCCACAGACGCAGAAACGCGGTGTCGCGGAGGACCGAACGCCGGGGCGGGGGGTCGGCCTTGGCCGCTGCCGGCGCGGGTGTGGTCGTCACGGTGTGGTTGCTCCTTGGCAGCGGGGGAGCGGCTCGGCGAACCACACCCCGACGCGTCTAATGAAAATGATTACCATTACACTACCTCCTCGAACGCCACACCCGCCCTGAGCACGACAAACACCCACGCCTCCCCCCAGACCGGAGAACCCATGCGCCACCCCGCCCGCCTCGGCATCGCCCTGGCCATCGCCCTCGCCACCGCGGGCTGCTCCACGGCAGCCGGCGACGGCTCCAGGTCCGACACCAAGCCCGCCGCCAAGGCGGCCTCCATCACCAGCTGCGGCCGCCAGTTGTCCTTCGCCGAACCTCCGAAGCGGGCCGTCGCCCTGGACCAGACCTCGACCGAGACCCTGCTCGAACTCGGGCTCCAGGACCGGATGGCGGGAACGGCCAACCTCAAGACGAAGATCCCCGCCAAGTACCAGGCCGCGTACGCAGAGATCCCGGTCATCGCTCCGAAGATCGCCACCGGTGAGCAGCTGCGCGCCGCGACCCCCGACTTCGTCGTCGGCGGTTCCGCGGACCTGTTCACCAAGGACCGGGCCGGCACCCGCGAGGAGCTGGACGACCTCAAGGTCCCCACCTTCGTCAGCGCGGTGGACTGCCCGCAGGAGAACCCGGCCGGCAAGTCCCCCTTCGAGCTCCTCTTCTCCGACTACGAGAACCTGGGCAAGATCTTCGGCGCCGAGGACCGGGCCGCCAAGCTCGCAGCCGGCCAGCGCGCCACGGTCGCCAAGGCCCAGAAGACCGCCGCCGAGGTTCCCCAGGGCAAAGACCAGCCGACGGTCGTCTATCTCTACTCCGTCTTCAACGGCATGCCGTACGTGGCGGGCAAGACCGGCCTACCCAGCGAGATGAGCAGGATCATCGGCGCGAAGAACGCCTTCGACGACGTGAACGAGGACTGGCCGGAGGTCTCCTGGGAGGAAGTCGCCAAGCGCGACCCCGACTTCATCGTGATCGGCGACCTGTCCGAGCGCGGCCGACCCGGCGACAGCGCCGCCGAGAAGCGCGAGACGATGACCGAGCACCCGGTGATCTCCAAGCTGGCCGCGGTCCGCGACAACAAGATCCTTGAGGTGCCCGGCATCGAACTCGACCCCTCGGTGCGCTCCGTCCACGCCCTGGAGCTGCTGGCCAAGGGCATGAAGGACCTCGGGTATGTCCGCTGACCCGGACACCCGAAGTGGGCCGGTGGATCTCCTGCTCCCGGCGGCCCGCGGACAGGTGGTGACGGAGGGCTCCGTCACCACCCGGCCCGCGCCGGCCGGACCGCACCGCACGCGCGGTCCGGCCGCGCGGTCCGGCCGTTCCCCGGCGGCCCAGGCGGCACTCCTCCTCCTCGCGGCGGGCGCCCTGGCCGGCTCGGTGGCCGCGGCCGTACGCATCGGGGTCGCCGATGTGGGCTGGACCGACCTCGCCCGCGTCCTCGGCACCCATCTCGGCCTGGACGTCGAGCCGTTGCCACCACTGGTGGACTCCCTCGTGTGGGACCTGCGGCTGCCGCGGGTGCTGATGGCCGCCCTCGTCGGGGCCTCGCTCGCCGTGTGCGGTGCGGTTCTCCAGGCGGTCACCCGCAACGCGCTCGCCGACCCCTACCTGCTCGGCGTCTCCTCGGGCGCGTCGACCGGTGCCGTCACCGTGGTCGTTCTCGGGGTGGGCGCGGGCACGCTCGGAGTCACCGGCGGCGCGCTCACCGGCGCCCTGCTCTCCTTCGCCCTGCTCCTGCTCCTGCTGCGGCGCACCGGGCTGGACTCGGTCCGCATCGTCCTCACCGGCGTCGTCGTCGGTCAGCTCTTCACCGCGCTGACCTCGCTCGTCCTGATGGCCTCGGCGGACGCGGACACCACCCGGGCGGTCACCCACTGGCTGCTGGGCTCGATGGCGCCGGCCCGCTGGAACACCGTCGTGGTCTGCGCGATCGTCACCCCGCTGGGCCTGGCGGCCGCGTGGCTCTGCTCGAACGCGCTCGACGGGCTCGCGTTCGGCACCGACACCGCCGCGTCCCTCGGGGTCGGCGTACGGCGCACGCGGATGGCGCTACTCGTGGTCACGGCCGTGCTGACCGCGGTAGCGGTGGCCACCGTCGGCGCCATCGGCTTCGTCGGGCTGATCGTCCCCCACGGGGTGCGATTCCTCGTCGGGCCGCTGCACCGCGTGCTGTTGCCCTACGCGGCGCTCGCGGGCGCGATGTTCCTGGTGTGGGCGGACGCGCTGGCGCGGATCGCCTTCGCCCCCCGCGAGGTTCCCGTGGGCGTGATCACCGCCCTGCTCGGCGTGCCGCTGTTCCTTCTCGTCCTGCGCAAGCGAGGTGAGCTGTGAGGATCACCGCGGAAGAGCTGAGCTGGTCGGTCGCGGGCACCCCGGTCGTACGCGGCGTCAGCGTGGACATCGCCCACGGCGAGACGGTCGGCCTGCTCGGACCCAACGGC
Coding sequences:
- a CDS encoding MFS transporter, producing MTTTPAPAAAKADPPPRRSVLRDTAFLRLWAGTTASGLATWALPFVLGLAVLHRDLSAAGLGLVLAARTAGFLAAVAVGGVLADRHSRRVVVLWSALAAAIAAPLLAAGLGRSLVLMTAAATLAGAGQGACRPAFQALTAEIVDPERRQQANAAMTMAVRGSTLAGPALTALLAALLDVWTLLLGIGLLWLVAALVPGKGAAPNPPAEPAPRAGFRDEFLEGIREARRHPWFLAGLAALVAVITLGYSATSVALPLISRDRYDTGWVLAAAMTAYTMGALGGALVIARRRPRSPGWAAFAGLAAYGVAPLSLMLPVPPVVVVAAYAVAGIGIELFNVPWFTATQREVAPDKLARVSSLDFLVSYGLAPVGLALIAPAIDLFGVTAVLAACSAACFLVPAGAALVPTTRHFARTAPATTE
- a CDS encoding ABC transporter substrate-binding protein, encoding MRHPARLGIALAIALATAGCSTAAGDGSRSDTKPAAKAASITSCGRQLSFAEPPKRAVALDQTSTETLLELGLQDRMAGTANLKTKIPAKYQAAYAEIPVIAPKIATGEQLRAATPDFVVGGSADLFTKDRAGTREELDDLKVPTFVSAVDCPQENPAGKSPFELLFSDYENLGKIFGAEDRAAKLAAGQRATVAKAQKTAAEVPQGKDQPTVVYLYSVFNGMPYVAGKTGLPSEMSRIIGAKNAFDDVNEDWPEVSWEEVAKRDPDFIVIGDLSERGRPGDSAAEKRETMTEHPVISKLAAVRDNKILEVPGIELDPSVRSVHALELLAKGMKDLGYVR
- a CDS encoding iron ABC transporter permease, with translation MSADPDTRSGPVDLLLPAARGQVVTEGSVTTRPAPAGPHRTRGPAARSGRSPAAQAALLLLAAGALAGSVAAAVRIGVADVGWTDLARVLGTHLGLDVEPLPPLVDSLVWDLRLPRVLMAALVGASLAVCGAVLQAVTRNALADPYLLGVSSGASTGAVTVVVLGVGAGTLGVTGGALTGALLSFALLLLLLRRTGLDSVRIVLTGVVVGQLFTALTSLVLMASADADTTRAVTHWLLGSMAPARWNTVVVCAIVTPLGLAAAWLCSNALDGLAFGTDTAASLGVGVRRTRMALLVVTAVLTAVAVATVGAIGFVGLIVPHGVRFLVGPLHRVLLPYAALAGAMFLVWADALARIAFAPREVPVGVITALLGVPLFLLVLRKRGEL